One Leptospira wolffii serovar Khorat str. Khorat-H2 genomic window, AATTAAGGAAATTTGATATATTATGGATTTATCCGTTCCAAAAGAAGTGGAAGAAGTCAAGCAGAAGGCGAGAGCCTTCGTGGACGAAGTCGCAATCCCTGCCGAGGATCGTTACGATTACGAAGACGGTAGAATGCCGGAGGCTCTCTGCCAGGAACTCAGACAGGAAGCCAAAAAAAGAGGATTATGGACGGCTCACCTTCCTAAATCGGAAGGAGGGTTGGGGCTCGATATGGTCGGAACCGCGCTCGTCTTTAGCGAACTAGGTCGTTCTCCTATCGCTCCCTATCTTTGCAATTGCGATGCTCCCGACGAAGGGAATATGCACCTTCTCCACCTAGCTGCAAACGAAGAACAGAAAAAGAAATATTATTACCCGCTTGTGGAAGGAAAGATACGGTCCGGTTTTGCGATGACCGAGCCTCCTCCCGGAGCGGGTTCGGATCCGACGACCCTATCCACCAATGCTGTCAAGGACGGGGACCATTATGTGATCAACGGTCATAAATGGTACTGCACAGGTGCGAACGGAGCCTCCTTCCTGATCGTAATGGCGAAAGTGAACGATAGCTTTCGTAGGACCTCGATGTTCTTGGTTCCTACGGACGCTCCTGGATACACCATGGTTCAGGAGATAGGAGTTCTAGGATCCCATGGACCGGGGGGGCACTGCGAGTTGAAATTCGAGAATGTGAGAGTCCACGAATCTCAGGTCCTGGGAAAAATCGCGGAAGGTTTCCGTCTTTCCCAAGAAAGATTAGGACCCGCTCGTTTAACGCATTGTATGCGATGGATCGGACTCGCCAGAAGATCCTTGGAAATCGCAAGAGAATACGCGATCAAAAGGGAATTGTTCGGAGGAAAACTTTCCGAACAACAGGGAATCCAATGGATGTTCGCGGAATCCGCTCTGGAAATAGAGTCCGGATTTCTTCTTACCCTAAAGGCGGCGGATATACTGAGGAAAGGCGGCGACGCAAGGCAAGCCGTCTCTATGGCCAAATGGCAGGTGAGCGAAACATTGAATAAATGCATCGATCGAGCCATCCAAATCTGCGGCTCCCACGGTTTTAGTCGTTATCTTAAATTGGAATTATTTTATAGAGACGCTAGAGCCGCAAGGATCGCGGACGGTCCTACGGAGACGCATAAGATGGTGATCGGAAGAAATCTAATGTCGGGAAAAGGGAGCTTCTAGGTGAAGGATGCCGAACTGAAAGAGAGACTCGAATCTTATCTAGGAGAAAGGCTGAAAAGTCCAGTGGAGATCAGTAATATGATCTCTCTTACGGGAGGTGCTTGTCAGGAGAATTTCTCGGCGGATATAAAGGTTTCCGACGGACCCGAAAAAGGACTCTACCAGACGGTATATCGTACGGACAAAGGGGCGGCGTTACTCGCCTCTTTGTCTAGAATCGATGAGTTCAAGGTCTGTAGAATGGCCTTCGAGGCGGGGGTCAAGACTCCGGAACCTTTTTGGTTGGAGTCCAGCGATCGGGTTACCGGCAATCCTTTTTATTTCATGAAAAGGATCCAAGGAAAGGCCACGGGTAGATTCGTGGTCAAGGATCCTAGTCTGAACAAGGTTAGAAAGCAACTCACTCAGGAGCTGGCGGAGAATTTGGCCAAGATCCATTCCGTTACTCCTGAAAAATGCAAGGACGAGTCCTTGAAAAAGGTATTGGACCTAGGCCAGGATGCTCGCACCCAAACCGTGGCCTTAGGATCCGTTGCCGCTCTTCGCAAGCAATTGGAATCCATGGACGGAGCCTATCCTGCCATGGAGATGATTCTGAATTGGCTGGAGACGAACGCTCTCGAAAGTGATGCGACCGTTTTGATTCATGGGGATTTTCGAACCGGCAATTTCATGGTTAACTCGGAAGGGTTGCAAGGAATCGTGGATTGGGAGTTCGCCCATTGGGGAGATCGTCACGAGGATCTGACTTGGCTTTGTATGCGCGATTGGAGATTCGGAAAATTGAATAAAGAAGCCGGAGGCTTCGCCGATCGTTCCGAATTTTACGAGGCTTATGAAAAAGCTTCGGGAGTGAAACTGGATCCAAGAAAGATTCTTTATTGGGAAGTGATGGGAAATCTGCGTTGGGCCATCGGTTGTATCGGCCAGGCGGAAAGGCATCTTTCCGGAAAGGATAAAGGGATAGAACTCGCATCCATAGGAAGAAGGGCCTGCGAGATGGAATACGAAGCTATGAGACTCATCGAAGAGTCTTTAGGATGAAGGGCTATGCAGGATAAACCGAGCGCGACGGAGCTATTGGAAGCAATTCAGGAATTTCTAATGAAAGATGTTCTCCCCGAATTTAAGGACAAGGACCTTCTATCCTACAAGACCTTAGTAAGCTGGAATATGCTGGGAGTGATTTCCAGGGAGATCCGATCCGGAGAGGAATCCTTGGACAAGGAACTTGCCCGATTGTCCTCTCTTTTGGGTAAGAAAGGTCAAATCCCCGGGACATGGAACGAGAAAAAGAATCTAGTCCAATCCTGGAATACGGAGCTAAGGGACAAGATTCGCTCCGAAAAGAAATCGGTGAAAGACGCGGAATTTTGGAAGCATGTCAAGGAAACCGTGCGAGAAAAGGTCGAGATCGTAAATCCCAGATTCACCACGGAATCGTAATATATCTATGTCCGTCATTCACCTGATTCGACACGGTCAGGCAAATTCTCAGGGAGAAAATTACGATATGCTCACTCCCAAGGGAAAGGAGCAAGCCTTCCTTTTGGGAAGGTATATGGCGGAGAATCAGGACTTTCCGGATCGGATTCTTACGGGTTCTTTGAGAAGGCATCGCGAGACCGCGGAATCCTTTTTGGAAGGAGTAAAGTCCGCGGATTCCGGAAGGTCCTATTCTCTTTCGAAACTCTCCATCGAAGATTCCGATTGGAACGAATTCTCTGCCGAACTTTGGAAGAGCTATGCGAAATACCTGGCTACCGTCCGTCCAGAATTCGCGGATACCTTGGCCACATTCTCAAAGATCAGACTTAAAGGCGGGATTCGCTCTGCCGCCATATTCTTCAAATTGACCGAAGAGATTTTGGAGTTTTGGAAGAAGGGAGAATACGTCCCGGAAGGGATCGAGACATACTCGGATTTCGAGTACAGAATCGAACGGGCTCATGACCGGTATTTTCTACCTTCTTCTTCGGAGAGAACCTTCATTTTTACCTCCGGCACGCCTATCTCTTTACTGCTTCGCAAGATTCTAAAACAAGATACGAACGTATTCACATGGATGCCTCTCATTTGGAATACTTCGGTCAGCACATTTCGTTGGATGAGGGGAGGGTTTTTGCCGGTAACTCTGAATGCTCTTCCTCATATTCCTGAGAAAAAAAGTCGGACTCTTTATTGATTTCGAAAGAAATTGACGAAAGTTGTCCGACCGGGTAGCGCGGATTCCGAATTGAGAAAAACGAAGCTTCTCTTAACAGAAAAGGTGTGGACTGGTTTGCCGGGAAGGTTACTATCAACGCCCACGTTTTAGAGAATGGTTTCCGCAATCGACGCATCATCGAGTCTATCCTCTAAGGATAAGAATTTAGGGTTTCTAATCTTCTATATTGGATCCGCTAGTATTCTTTTTCTTTTCGGGTTCATCTATTTCACGGAGGATATCCGGCTTCTTAGACTTTACGATAATGTCCACTGGACTCTCTCCGTCGTAGTAAGTTGTATCGCGGCCTGGTTCGGATACAGAAATTCGGAAGGAGAGGTAAGAACTTTGAAGTTCTGGTTCTTTCTGGGATTCGCGACCTATATGACCGGACAATTCGTTTGGGTGGGTCAGGTCTTGGCGGATTTCTATAGCTTTCCTGCTCCTAGCGATCTATTCTATCCTTGGCTCGGGCCTTGCTTTATCATAGGCTTCCTACTCTACTTAAAAGGAAAGGTTCCGAAAGCCAGAATTAAAGTCGCTGCTATGGACGCGATCGCTTTGACCATCGCGGTTATAGGAGTCGCGTTGGTTCTTTATCTTTCCAGGAAAGAAGATCGCACTTGGCTGCAATTACTGTCTCTTTCCGTTTATCCGGTTTCCATTCTCTCCGCCGCAACGATAGGGATTTTAATGAAACCGTCCCTTCGATTGAAATTCGACCTTCCTTATCTTTGTCTGATCCTGGGCTTGGTAGAAATGGGAACCAGTTGGTTGCAATGGAATTCGATTTTTCTAATCAGCGTTCCGAAGGACGGAACTTTTATCAACGCCCTCTTTTCCATCGGAGGTATGACCTTAGGATACGGAGCCTTGACTTGGACTCCCCGATCTCAATTCTCCAAACAGGAAGCCGCAACGGAAAGCACGCTTTTAAGGGTGCTCCCTCTCTTAGAGGTGATCGTCTCTTCGGCAGCCATCATACTATCTTTGACTCTCTCCGGAGTTCCCGAAGCGATCCGACTCGTAATTTGGTTTTCGGCGGGAGTGATGGTGGTGATCGCTAGTCTACGCCAGAGTCTTCTTGTCTCCGACCTGGCCGTCGCGGAGAAAGTCATACGAGACGCGAACGAAGCTTTGGAAAACACCGTGGCCGAAAGAACGGAGGAGCTGAGATCTACGAATCAGTATTTGGTTCATACCAACGATAAGCTTAGCACTGCGATGATCGAATTAAAGAAAACGCAAGAAAATCTGGTCCGATCGGAAAAGATGGCCGTACTCGGAAGGTTGATCGCAGGCATAGCTCATGAATTGAATACGCCTCTAGGAGCGATTCGATCCTCTACGGAGGGGATTCGTTCCATTTTTAACGGACCATGGGAGGAACTCATACGCGATTATTCCGGATTGAATCGGGAAGAGATGGAGCTATGGGGGATTCTATTCAAAAGAGGAAGAGTCACGAATTCGGATTTTGATTCCAAAGAGGAAAGAAAGAAGAGAAAACTTTCCGAATCCATACTCAAGGAAGTCGGTGCCCAAAACGCTTCGATCATGGCCGATATGCTTACGGATATGGGGAATTCGCCGGAGCAAGTAAGGGAGATTTCGGAGAGATTACCTAAGGGAGAGAGAGGCTGGTTGATCGTAAACAATGCCTCGACGTTATCCAGTCTGTCCCGATCGAGTCAGTTGATTCTTGAAGCCTCGATCAAGGCATCGAGAGTGATTCAGGCTTTGAAAGGTTACGCTTCGGGAGATGGCGATTGGACTCCGAATTTTGAACCGGTTTCTCCGAAAGAACAAATAGAAAATATTATAACATTATATTATTCAAAAATAAGAGGCAAGGTGTCGGTCGATATCGGGATTCCTGAAACCGCACTTGTGCAGGGCGATCCCGAAAGACTTTATTTGTTATGGACGAATTTGATTACAAACGCCTTACACGCGATGAATTATTCGGGACGGATTTTCTTGGACGCTAAGCCGATCGATGGCAATTGGGAGATCTCCATCCGGGATACTGGTCGAGGAGTTCCCGAGGATATCAGAGATAGGATATTCGATCCGTTCTTCACTACGAAATCCCCCGGAGAAGGAACCGGGCTGGGGTTGGATATTTGCAAAAGCGTCGTGGAAGAGCATAAAGGAACAATCCGTTTTACTACTTCGGATTCCGGGACCACGTTCTACATTCTTCTCCCTCGTTATAAGAAATCGAGTTAGACCTCATTTGCGTGATCCGTATCGCGAAATATTCGGTTGATTCCGAGGAACAAGATCGGAAGAATAGTGTGAGATCCCGACTCGGATTCTTTCCCGATACTATGAGCCAGATCGAAAATAAGAACGTATATCGAGCCTTGTTCGAACAATCTCCCATCGGACTCATGATTTTCGATAAGCACGGAACGATCATAGAGGCCAACGAATCCTCCCTGAATTTTTTGCGTGCGAGCAGGGAGAAAATCATAGGACTTTCCTATTTAGATCTAAAAGACAAGACGGTAGCCGAACTATTGGGGCGCGGACTCAAAGGAGAAGCCTCCGATTACCAAGGTCCGTATAGAACCACTATCAGCGATCTATTATTACAAGTCAGGTTCAGGGTGAATCCTCTCTTTGAAAACGGAGAGTTAGCCGGAATCGCTTTGGTCTTCGAGGATATGACAGAGAGGATGGAGACCGAGGCAAAACTCGAAAACGTTCTTTCTCAGAGATTAGCTGCCGAGGCCAGCTCCAAAGAAAACGAGGCTCAGTTTAGGTCGCTTTTCTTATCGGCGGGCGAGGCGATCTTCATCATG contains:
- a CDS encoding ATP-binding protein, with translation MVSAIDASSSLSSKDKNLGFLIFYIGSASILFLFGFIYFTEDIRLLRLYDNVHWTLSVVVSCIAAWFGYRNSEGEVRTLKFWFFLGFATYMTGQFVWVGQVLADFYSFPAPSDLFYPWLGPCFIIGFLLYLKGKVPKARIKVAAMDAIALTIAVIGVALVLYLSRKEDRTWLQLLSLSVYPVSILSAATIGILMKPSLRLKFDLPYLCLILGLVEMGTSWLQWNSIFLISVPKDGTFINALFSIGGMTLGYGALTWTPRSQFSKQEAATESTLLRVLPLLEVIVSSAAIILSLTLSGVPEAIRLVIWFSAGVMVVIASLRQSLLVSDLAVAEKVIRDANEALENTVAERTEELRSTNQYLVHTNDKLSTAMIELKKTQENLVRSEKMAVLGRLIAGIAHELNTPLGAIRSSTEGIRSIFNGPWEELIRDYSGLNREEMELWGILFKRGRVTNSDFDSKEERKKRKLSESILKEVGAQNASIMADMLTDMGNSPEQVREISERLPKGERGWLIVNNASTLSSLSRSSQLILEASIKASRVIQALKGYASGDGDWTPNFEPVSPKEQIENIITLYYSKIRGKVSVDIGIPETALVQGDPERLYLLWTNLITNALHAMNYSGRIFLDAKPIDGNWEISIRDTGRGVPEDIRDRIFDPFFTTKSPGEGTGLGLDICKSVVEEHKGTIRFTTSDSGTTFYILLPRYKKSS
- a CDS encoding DUF6285 domain-containing protein, with the protein product MQDKPSATELLEAIQEFLMKDVLPEFKDKDLLSYKTLVSWNMLGVISREIRSGEESLDKELARLSSLLGKKGQIPGTWNEKKNLVQSWNTELRDKIRSEKKSVKDAEFWKHVKETVREKVEIVNPRFTTES
- a CDS encoding acyl-CoA dehydrogenase family protein produces the protein MDLSVPKEVEEVKQKARAFVDEVAIPAEDRYDYEDGRMPEALCQELRQEAKKRGLWTAHLPKSEGGLGLDMVGTALVFSELGRSPIAPYLCNCDAPDEGNMHLLHLAANEEQKKKYYYPLVEGKIRSGFAMTEPPPGAGSDPTTLSTNAVKDGDHYVINGHKWYCTGANGASFLIVMAKVNDSFRRTSMFLVPTDAPGYTMVQEIGVLGSHGPGGHCELKFENVRVHESQVLGKIAEGFRLSQERLGPARLTHCMRWIGLARRSLEIAREYAIKRELFGGKLSEQQGIQWMFAESALEIESGFLLTLKAADILRKGGDARQAVSMAKWQVSETLNKCIDRAIQICGSHGFSRYLKLELFYRDARAARIADGPTETHKMVIGRNLMSGKGSF
- a CDS encoding phosphotransferase family protein; this encodes MKDAELKERLESYLGERLKSPVEISNMISLTGGACQENFSADIKVSDGPEKGLYQTVYRTDKGAALLASLSRIDEFKVCRMAFEAGVKTPEPFWLESSDRVTGNPFYFMKRIQGKATGRFVVKDPSLNKVRKQLTQELAENLAKIHSVTPEKCKDESLKKVLDLGQDARTQTVALGSVAALRKQLESMDGAYPAMEMILNWLETNALESDATVLIHGDFRTGNFMVNSEGLQGIVDWEFAHWGDRHEDLTWLCMRDWRFGKLNKEAGGFADRSEFYEAYEKASGVKLDPRKILYWEVMGNLRWAIGCIGQAERHLSGKDKGIELASIGRRACEMEYEAMRLIEESLG
- a CDS encoding histidine phosphatase family protein, with product MSVIHLIRHGQANSQGENYDMLTPKGKEQAFLLGRYMAENQDFPDRILTGSLRRHRETAESFLEGVKSADSGRSYSLSKLSIEDSDWNEFSAELWKSYAKYLATVRPEFADTLATFSKIRLKGGIRSAAIFFKLTEEILEFWKKGEYVPEGIETYSDFEYRIERAHDRYFLPSSSERTFIFTSGTPISLLLRKILKQDTNVFTWMPLIWNTSVSTFRWMRGGFLPVTLNALPHIPEKKSRTLY